One window of Flavobacterium dauae genomic DNA carries:
- a CDS encoding C10 family peptidase gives MKRVTFNFTWLYFLIFSLVLVSCQDSLDDTFSESENVSNIQSKIITIDQAKETAVKFMNQNSKQAKGLPNFTEEFITEVQTIENEKETPIMYALNLGENNGFVVMSASLVERPILAYSHEGKFDFENIGDYSGVADWALTKYLKINGLLEVGNEPSGNIINQWNAVNPSLGLGLVDNDGNVIPWDPPVIVDQWDDIETYGPHLSTTWRQRLSASSGATVIGYNNFVRFNNCTSGVAPAGCVATAVGQIMKYHNWPNIYSINTMPSVVNSSNYTTTTAHNVAYFMQDIGAKVGMNYACDGSGAQSANARTALVNHYSYNASGVVGMSFNPLVDNIKSSKPVYLDGCRTREIKTRPRKVGIFRWTIGKTTYSYKDCHAWVADGFEAINRTVVYDTGHSFTSPIAEHIHMNWGWGENSWNGWYDYESWDDINGQDVPWVDYIYSQDMIYNITPK, from the coding sequence ATGAAAAGAGTTACATTCAATTTTACCTGGCTTTATTTCTTAATATTTAGCCTTGTTTTAGTATCCTGTCAAGACAGCTTAGACGATACCTTTTCGGAAAGTGAAAATGTTTCAAACATTCAGAGTAAAATTATAACCATTGATCAAGCTAAAGAAACTGCTGTAAAGTTTATGAATCAAAACAGCAAACAAGCTAAAGGGCTGCCTAATTTTACAGAAGAATTTATAACAGAGGTGCAGACTATCGAAAACGAGAAAGAAACACCTATTATGTATGCACTTAATCTCGGTGAAAATAATGGATTCGTCGTTATGTCTGCTTCACTGGTAGAAAGACCCATTCTGGCATATAGTCATGAAGGAAAATTCGATTTTGAAAATATTGGGGATTACAGTGGCGTTGCTGACTGGGCATTAACCAAATATTTAAAAATAAATGGCTTATTAGAGGTAGGCAATGAGCCTAGCGGTAATATAATAAACCAATGGAATGCTGTAAATCCTTCTCTTGGTTTAGGTCTTGTTGATAACGATGGAAATGTAATTCCATGGGATCCGCCGGTAATTGTAGATCAATGGGATGATATAGAAACATATGGTCCGCACCTTTCCACGACATGGAGACAGCGTTTAAGTGCCAGTTCGGGTGCGACAGTGATAGGCTACAACAATTTTGTCCGCTTTAACAACTGTACCTCCGGAGTTGCTCCCGCAGGATGTGTGGCTACTGCTGTGGGGCAGATTATGAAATACCACAACTGGCCCAACATATACAGTATAAACACGATGCCAAGTGTGGTCAACTCCAGCAACTACACCACTACCACAGCCCACAACGTGGCTTATTTTATGCAGGACATCGGAGCAAAAGTAGGTATGAACTACGCATGCGATGGTTCAGGAGCCCAATCAGCAAATGCCCGCACTGCATTGGTTAACCACTACAGTTATAATGCTTCAGGAGTGGTAGGAATGAGTTTTAATCCATTGGTTGATAATATTAAATCTTCAAAACCCGTGTATTTAGACGGCTGCCGCACCAGAGAGATAAAAACCCGACCAAGAAAAGTAGGTATATTCCGCTGGACAATCGGTAAGACAACTTACTCTTATAAAGACTGCCACGCTTGGGTTGCTGACGGCTTTGAGGCAATTAACAGAACAGTAGTGTACGATACAGGTCATTCTTTTACGTCGCCAATTGCCGAACATATACACATGAACTGGGGCTGGGGTGAAAATAGCTGGAATGGATGGTATGATTACGAAAGCTGGGATGATATAAATGGACAAGATGTTCCATGGGTTGACTATATCTACAGCCAAGATATGATATATAATATTACACCTAAATAG
- the mobC gene encoding conjugal transfer protein MobC has product MQGEDDLRGLAKIMAFMRGVSIIIVLMHFYWFCYGFFLERGWILEIINKILGNFNRTAGLFEHTLYTKVFALVLLALSCLGTKGVKHEKITWTKIYVALGVGFVLFFLNTPLLKLSLNTATFLYILTTGLGYISLMVAGAWMTRLLRNNLMGDVFNNENESFQQETRLMQNEYSVNLPTKFYYKNKWNNGWINVVNPFRATIVLGTPGSGKSYAIVNNYIKQQIEKGFSMYIYDFKFDDLSTIAYNHLLKNRDKYKVQPKFYVINFDDPRKSHRCNPLNPDFMTDISDAYEAAYTIMLNLNRSWIQKQGDFFVESPIILLAAIIWYLKIYENGKYCTFPHAVELLNKKYADVFTILTSYPELENYLSPFMDAWLGGAQDQLQGQIASAKIPLSRMISPQLYWVMTGDDFSLDINNPKEPKILCVGNNPDRQNIYSAALGLYNSRIVKLINKKGQLKSSVIIDELPTIYFRGLDNLIATARSNKVAVCLGFQDFSQLIRDYGDKEAKVIQNTVGNIFSGQVVGETAKSLSERFGKVLQKRQSMTINRNDKSTSISTQLDSLIPASKISTLTQGMFVGAISDNFDERIEQKIFHAEIVVDNEKVAAETKAYQKIPQILSFVDENGNDTMKQQIEANYRRIKSDIVHIVESEMERIKNDPDLQHLIQD; this is encoded by the coding sequence ATGCAAGGAGAAGACGATTTAAGAGGACTTGCCAAAATAATGGCTTTTATGCGGGGAGTAAGCATCATTATAGTATTGATGCACTTTTATTGGTTTTGTTACGGTTTCTTTTTGGAACGTGGCTGGATATTGGAAATCATCAATAAGATTTTAGGGAATTTTAACCGAACGGCGGGTTTATTTGAGCATACTCTTTACACAAAAGTATTTGCTTTGGTTTTGTTGGCTTTAAGCTGTTTGGGTACTAAAGGCGTTAAACACGAAAAAATAACGTGGACTAAAATTTACGTGGCGTTGGGTGTTGGTTTTGTTCTTTTTTTCCTCAACACACCTTTATTAAAACTATCATTAAACACCGCTACCTTTCTATATATACTTACCACAGGCTTAGGTTATATCTCCTTAATGGTTGCCGGCGCATGGATGACACGCCTACTGCGTAATAATCTTATGGGCGATGTTTTCAATAACGAAAACGAGAGTTTTCAGCAGGAAACAAGGTTGATGCAAAATGAATATTCTGTCAACCTGCCTACGAAGTTTTATTATAAAAACAAATGGAACAACGGCTGGATAAATGTTGTCAATCCTTTTCGGGCAACGATTGTGTTGGGAACGCCCGGTTCCGGTAAATCTTATGCAATTGTAAACAATTATATTAAACAGCAGATAGAAAAAGGTTTCAGTATGTATATCTACGATTTTAAATTCGATGACTTATCAACCATTGCTTATAATCACTTACTGAAGAACAGAGATAAGTACAAAGTTCAGCCGAAATTCTATGTAATTAACTTTGACGACCCCCGCAAAAGTCATCGTTGTAATCCATTAAATCCGGATTTTATGACGGACATATCCGATGCTTACGAAGCGGCATACACGATAATGTTAAACCTTAACCGTAGCTGGATACAGAAGCAAGGGGATTTCTTTGTAGAATCACCAATCATATTGCTGGCAGCCATTATATGGTACCTGAAAATTTACGAAAACGGAAAGTACTGCACGTTTCCGCACGCCGTTGAATTGCTGAATAAAAAGTATGCAGATGTGTTTACGATTTTAACTTCCTATCCAGAATTAGAAAATTACTTGTCGCCTTTCATGGACGCCTGGCTTGGCGGTGCACAGGACCAATTACAGGGACAAATTGCTTCAGCAAAAATCCCTTTGTCAAGAATGATTTCGCCACAGCTCTATTGGGTTATGACCGGAGATGATTTTTCATTAGACATTAACAATCCAAAAGAGCCAAAGATTTTATGCGTAGGTAACAATCCCGACCGCCAAAATATTTATTCGGCTGCATTGGGATTGTATAATTCCCGTATCGTGAAGCTTATTAACAAGAAAGGACAGCTAAAGAGTTCAGTAATCATAGATGAGTTGCCTACAATTTATTTCAGAGGACTGGACAATTTGATTGCAACAGCAAGAAGTAACAAAGTAGCGGTATGCTTGGGTTTTCAGGATTTTTCTCAGTTAATCCGTGATTATGGCGATAAAGAAGCGAAGGTAATCCAGAATACTGTAGGTAATATTTTCAGTGGGCAGGTTGTTGGCGAAACGGCCAAAAGCCTTTCGGAACGCTTCGGGAAAGTATTGCAGAAACGTCAGAGTATGACCATCAACCGAAATGATAAATCTACTTCTATTTCCACACAATTAGACAGCTTGATACCTGCTTCCAAAATTTCAACTTTAACGCAGGGTATGTTTGTTGGTGCGATTTCCGATAACTTCGATGAAAGGATTGAGCAAAAGATATTCCATGCAGAAATCGTGGTGGACAACGAGAAAGTAGCTGCCGAAACCAAAGCCTACCAAAAGATACCGCAGATTTTATCCTTTGTGGATGAAAACGGCAACGACACCATGAAACAACAGATTGAAGCCAACTACCGTCGGATAAAATCAGATATTGTGCATATTGTGGAAAGTGAGATGGAACGGATTAAGAACGACCCTGATTTGCAGCATTTGATACAGGATTAG
- a CDS encoding TonB-dependent receptor domain-containing protein, with product MIVQRILLSISYLIVMYLGIGIASAQQQTLKGKVVNKDKQPLEFVEAVLLKNDTIYVEGIATDSTGYFSFIADKGSYRLVLEYFGEEHLNEIVNLNQDLDLGEIEIDEAVALEEMIITARKKLIERKVDRIVFNLENSISGSSGNAVDALNVTPGVQIQNDQISMIGKSNMNVMINDRLINLSGDDLINFLRNLKAEDIKNIEVITSPPAKYDAQGNSGLVNIITKSTREDSYNGNVKALLSQSDHSYGTISSGFNYNKNKLTISTSLNYQNGSTTPYQKYSLHYPNYLWEEENNKTNYINNLSGRLAVDYKINSKWNIGGEYYGSYSEPLIKVVNESRIYNINHTLDSIIINNSRVDIKRSMNSLNMYSVIKLDTLGRKINFDIDYVDYKSSTQNSFFSNSYFADGTFKPDLYFSARNSGELDIDIITSRLDVEYPTLWANLNFGAKLTFIENNSAVEFYNTTSGAEIIDPFNTNEFLYKEHIQALYFSANRKLTDNLELKMGIRGENTQIKGQSLTMQETNKDSYFKLFPTVYLTYMLTDTKSVSLSYNKRINRPSYNNLNPFRFYSTSFNYSEGNPFLNAYITNNLELSYTSRNTFTTLYGTLINNAIDQVTFVNNNNSIQHVKPVNAYDQYTIGLYHMHSFSVGRWQTYNDVTVFYRESMPQISELNKIQVWSGNIKTTNSFILDNNSNYKAELSYMYRLPSIAGSYEISSFSQLNLAFRANFFDKKLLLTIEAIDVLKTNKQTFIQTVNGVKQENYDYPDLRRFNISLVYNFGKKVNLRRNNQISSEEKQRIN from the coding sequence ATGATTGTCCAAAGAATACTCTTATCAATTTCCTACTTAATTGTGATGTATCTCGGAATAGGTATAGCCTCAGCACAACAGCAAACGTTGAAGGGAAAGGTTGTCAATAAAGATAAACAACCCTTAGAGTTTGTTGAAGCCGTTTTGTTAAAGAACGACACTATTTATGTTGAGGGAATAGCAACTGATAGTACAGGGTATTTTTCTTTTATAGCAGACAAAGGTAGTTACAGGCTGGTTTTGGAATATTTTGGAGAAGAACATTTAAATGAGATTGTAAATTTAAATCAAGATTTAGATTTAGGAGAAATTGAAATTGATGAAGCGGTAGCTCTAGAAGAAATGATAATAACTGCAAGAAAAAAATTGATTGAAAGAAAAGTTGATAGAATCGTTTTTAATCTGGAAAATTCTATTTCAGGTAGTAGTGGTAATGCTGTAGATGCGTTAAATGTTACACCAGGAGTACAAATACAAAACGATCAGATTTCTATGATTGGCAAGAGCAATATGAATGTGATGATAAATGATAGATTGATAAATTTGTCAGGGGACGATTTGATAAACTTTTTACGTAATTTGAAAGCTGAAGACATAAAGAATATCGAAGTTATTACAAGCCCGCCTGCTAAATATGATGCTCAGGGTAACAGTGGTTTAGTTAATATAATAACCAAAAGCACAAGAGAAGATTCTTATAATGGTAATGTTAAAGCTTTATTGTCTCAATCAGATCATTCATACGGAACAATAAGCTCCGGTTTTAATTACAACAAAAATAAACTAACAATTTCTACGAGTTTAAATTATCAAAACGGAAGCACGACCCCGTACCAAAAATATTCGTTACATTATCCGAATTACTTGTGGGAAGAAGAAAATAACAAAACCAATTATATAAATAATTTAAGTGGCAGATTAGCAGTTGACTATAAAATTAATTCAAAATGGAATATTGGTGGTGAATATTATGGTTCATATAGTGAGCCATTGATTAAAGTTGTCAATGAATCCAGAATATATAATATTAATCATACCCTGGATTCAATAATAATAAATAATTCAAGAGTAGATATTAAACGTTCAATGAACTCATTAAATATGTATTCGGTAATAAAACTTGATACTTTAGGACGTAAAATTAATTTTGATATTGACTATGTTGATTATAAATCTTCAACACAAAATTCTTTTTTTAGTAATTCATATTTTGCCGATGGCACTTTTAAACCGGATCTGTATTTTTCCGCAAGAAATTCAGGTGAATTGGACATTGACATTATTACGAGTCGCTTAGATGTAGAATACCCTACTCTTTGGGCAAATTTGAATTTTGGAGCAAAGCTAACGTTCATTGAGAATAATAGTGCAGTAGAGTTTTATAATACCACATCCGGTGCAGAAATAATTGATCCCTTTAATACTAATGAATTTTTATATAAGGAACATATTCAGGCACTTTATTTTTCCGCCAATCGAAAACTGACTGACAATTTAGAATTAAAAATGGGAATTAGAGGTGAAAATACTCAGATTAAGGGACAGTCACTAACTATGCAGGAAACAAATAAAGATAGTTACTTTAAATTATTTCCTACAGTATATCTCACTTATATGCTAACCGATACTAAATCGGTCAGCCTAAGTTATAATAAAAGGATTAACCGACCATCATATAATAATCTTAACCCATTTAGGTTTTACAGTACATCATTTAACTATTCGGAGGGAAACCCATTTTTAAATGCTTATATAACTAATAATTTAGAACTGTCTTATACAAGTAGAAATACATTTACAACTTTATATGGAACGTTAATTAACAACGCTATCGATCAAGTCACATTCGTAAATAATAATAATTCTATTCAACATGTTAAGCCGGTAAATGCATATGATCAGTATACTATTGGTTTGTATCATATGCACTCTTTTAGCGTTGGTCGTTGGCAGACTTATAATGATGTAACAGTATTTTATAGAGAATCTATGCCGCAAATTTCAGAGTTGAACAAAATACAGGTATGGTCCGGAAATATAAAGACAACCAACTCATTTATACTTGATAATAATTCAAACTATAAAGCAGAATTGAGCTATATGTATCGACTGCCTTCAATAGCAGGAAGTTATGAGATTTCGAGTTTTTCCCAATTAAATTTAGCATTTAGAGCCAATTTTTTTGATAAAAAGTTATTACTGACTATTGAAGCAATTGATGTTCTCAAGACTAATAAACAAACATTTATCCAAACTGTAAATGGAGTAAAACAAGAAAATTACGACTACCCAGATTTAAGAAGGTTTAATATATCCTTGGTATACAATTTTGGAAAAAAGGTAAATCTAAGAAGAAATAATCAAATAAGTTCCGAAGAAAAACAACGGATCAATTGA
- a CDS encoding radical SAM protein — protein sequence MGDESYIHQPKFISIENIQNLTDRIKEHCNRHDLKKFGITFHGGEPLLYGKAKMIKIIEILKSIENDNLNIAIGIQTNGILIDNDWCEIFKKYKIQIGISLDGVEKINDENRIDFKGKGTYDRVIEGVKKCQEYNINFGVLSVVNITQPPTDTIEHFKKLKIKGFDLLLLDQNHDSKVFEKFKVSDWLIELFDLWYPQAKDVSINLFANIIYGIYGLDIKSDAIGKNINKTIIIETDGSIETLDVLKICGNNFTKNNLNIRNNQLDDVFDSDLIKLYYYSNTYLPKKCLACPIQNICGGGYIPHRYSSSAGFNNPTIYCDDILKLVTHIQNILIDEMNHEIKEKSKVEKLSYERAIQIIDQNINTITTPNYVEFLEGFRKNEYA from the coding sequence ATGGGAGATGAATCTTATATTCACCAGCCTAAATTTATTAGTATTGAGAATATTCAAAATCTAACTGATAGAATAAAAGAACACTGTAATCGTCATGATCTAAAAAAGTTCGGTATTACTTTTCATGGAGGAGAACCACTATTATATGGAAAAGCCAAAATGATAAAGATTATTGAAATTCTAAAATCAATAGAGAATGATAATTTAAATATTGCAATTGGTATTCAAACAAACGGAATTTTAATTGACAACGACTGGTGCGAAATTTTCAAAAAATACAAAATTCAGATAGGAATAAGTCTTGATGGTGTTGAAAAAATCAATGATGAGAACAGGATTGACTTTAAAGGAAAAGGTACCTATGACAGAGTTATTGAGGGTGTAAAAAAATGCCAGGAATACAATATAAACTTTGGTGTTTTGTCAGTTGTCAATATCACCCAGCCACCAACAGATACAATAGAGCACTTTAAGAAATTAAAAATAAAAGGATTTGATTTGTTATTATTGGATCAAAATCATGACAGTAAAGTATTCGAGAAATTTAAAGTTTCCGATTGGCTGATTGAATTATTTGATTTATGGTATCCTCAAGCAAAAGATGTATCAATAAATCTATTTGCAAATATTATATATGGAATCTATGGCTTGGATATAAAGTCGGATGCTATCGGTAAAAATATAAACAAAACTATTATTATTGAAACAGATGGAAGCATTGAAACTTTAGATGTACTTAAAATCTGTGGTAATAACTTTACGAAAAACAATTTAAATATAAGAAACAATCAATTAGATGATGTTTTTGATTCTGATTTAATTAAACTCTATTATTATTCAAATACATATTTGCCCAAAAAGTGCTTAGCCTGTCCTATACAGAATATCTGCGGAGGCGGTTATATTCCTCACAGATATAGTAGCTCCGCAGGATTTAATAATCCCACAATTTATTGTGATGATATTTTAAAATTAGTAACACATATTCAAAACATTTTAATTGATGAGATGAACCATGAAATTAAAGAAAAATCTAAGGTTGAAAAACTTTCATACGAGAGGGCAATTCAAATTATAGATCAGAACATAAATACTATTACTACTCCAAATTATGTCGAGTTTTTAGAGGGCTTCAGAAAGAATGAATATGCTTAA
- a CDS encoding peptidase domain-containing ABC transporter gives MLNKRKIPFVKQLDSQDCGFACLKMIGKYYYSDFEIDEEIIQNSNILKFGISIFDLQKNANELGFEAHALLISFDKIFKNFSSPSIFLWNQNHFIVVYKIYKNKVYVIDPEFGKVTYTKEEFIEGWSQGEDNGVVLYIEPTIKLTKHLKKIKDRKLDLTFAVQYIKKYKVHFILIIVSLIISSTIELIFPFFTQKIVDKGVSNQNVNFIYLILVAQIILFFSKIGIEFYRSWMFMHISSRISFSIITDFLLKLTNLPINFFNSKTIGDLTQRINDHRRIEELLTKEFIQTIFSAFSIIIYASILLYFNTKIFFTVLICTIIEIVWILIFLDKIKVNDHKNFSLISNDRNKLYEIINSIHDIKLNNLEEEKTKQWQQIQKRIFETSIERLSIDQKYQSYRFFNFLQTILVIFFAAIAVMNHDMTVGTMLSIMFILGGIGGPVNQLITFILKYQLSKISFERLNDIHKYKEEDNSSGKIPLEYIEDIQLQNVNFSYDNRHSAIKSVNALIPKNKMTAIVGISGSGKTTLLKLLLKFYSPKSGVIKLGKNDLESINNKEWRKKCGVIFQDSVIFSDTIKYNVALTHDADLEKLKRSLQLANILSFVDNLPLKENMKIGSEGIGLSQGQRQRILIARAIYKNPDYLFFDEATNSLDAENEKLIVDNMNKFFENKTMIVVAHRLSTVKNADQILVLENGCLIESGTHLELIAKKGKYYSLIRNQLELGQ, from the coding sequence ATGCTTAATAAAAGAAAGATTCCATTTGTTAAACAATTAGATAGTCAGGATTGTGGTTTTGCCTGCCTTAAAATGATAGGCAAATATTATTATTCTGATTTCGAAATTGATGAAGAAATTATACAAAACTCAAATATATTGAAATTTGGAATATCAATTTTCGATCTTCAAAAGAATGCCAATGAACTTGGTTTTGAGGCACATGCACTATTAATTAGTTTTGATAAAATATTTAAAAATTTTTCTTCTCCCAGTATATTTTTATGGAATCAAAATCATTTTATTGTCGTTTATAAAATATATAAGAATAAAGTATATGTTATTGATCCAGAATTTGGAAAAGTAACTTATACAAAAGAAGAATTTATTGAAGGTTGGTCACAAGGTGAAGATAATGGTGTAGTGCTTTATATTGAACCAACAATCAAACTTACAAAACATTTAAAAAAAATAAAGGACAGGAAATTGGATTTGACTTTTGCGGTTCAGTATATTAAAAAGTATAAAGTCCATTTTATATTAATAATAGTATCATTAATAATATCTTCTACAATTGAATTAATATTTCCATTTTTTACGCAAAAAATAGTGGATAAAGGTGTTTCAAATCAAAATGTAAATTTTATTTATCTGATATTAGTTGCACAAATAATCCTCTTTTTCAGCAAAATTGGTATAGAGTTTTATCGTTCCTGGATGTTTATGCACATCAGTAGTAGAATTAGCTTTTCTATTATTACTGATTTTTTATTGAAACTTACCAATCTGCCCATCAATTTCTTTAATTCAAAAACAATTGGAGATTTAACTCAACGAATTAATGATCATCGAAGAATTGAAGAATTGTTGACTAAAGAATTTATCCAAACAATCTTTTCAGCTTTTAGTATTATTATATATGCAAGTATCTTACTTTATTTTAATACAAAAATATTTTTCACTGTATTGATTTGTACGATTATAGAAATCGTGTGGATTTTAATATTCTTAGATAAGATAAAGGTTAATGACCATAAAAATTTCTCATTAATTTCTAATGACAGAAATAAATTGTACGAAATTATTAATTCTATCCACGACATTAAATTAAACAATTTAGAAGAAGAAAAAACAAAGCAGTGGCAACAAATTCAAAAAAGAATTTTTGAGACAAGCATTGAAAGATTAAGTATCGATCAAAAATACCAGAGTTATAGATTCTTTAATTTCTTACAGACTATTTTAGTAATATTTTTTGCTGCTATTGCTGTTATGAATCACGATATGACAGTTGGTACCATGCTTTCGATAATGTTTATTCTTGGAGGAATAGGAGGACCTGTAAATCAGTTGATCACTTTTATTTTAAAATATCAGTTATCAAAGATAAGTTTTGAAAGATTAAATGACATCCATAAATACAAGGAGGAAGACAATTCTTCCGGTAAAATACCATTAGAGTATATTGAAGATATTCAACTGCAAAATGTAAATTTTTCTTATGATAACAGGCATTCAGCGATAAAGTCTGTTAACGCACTTATCCCGAAAAACAAAATGACGGCTATTGTTGGTATTAGCGGTAGTGGTAAAACTACTTTGTTAAAGTTATTATTGAAATTTTATTCACCTAAATCGGGGGTAATTAAATTAGGTAAAAATGATTTAGAAAGTATAAATAACAAAGAATGGAGAAAGAAATGTGGTGTGATCTTCCAAGATAGCGTAATCTTTTCAGATACAATTAAATATAATGTAGCTCTTACACATGATGCCGATTTGGAAAAATTAAAAAGATCTCTTCAATTGGCAAATATTCTTTCGTTTGTAGATAATTTACCGTTGAAAGAAAATATGAAAATTGGTAGTGAAGGGATCGGCCTAAGTCAAGGGCAAAGACAAAGGATATTAATTGCAAGAGCTATTTACAAAAATCCGGATTATCTTTTTTTTGATGAAGCAACTAATTCATTGGATGCTGAAAATGAAAAACTAATTGTTGATAATATGAATAAATTTTTTGAAAATAAAACAATGATAGTAGTAGCACATCGCTTATCAACAGTGAAAAATGCTGATCAAATATTGGTTTTAGAAAACGGATGTTTAATAGAGTCTGGAACTCATCTTGAGCTAATTGCTAAAAAAGGGAAATATTATAGTTTAATTAGAAATCAATTAGAACTAGGACAATAA
- a CDS encoding aminotransferase class I/II-fold pyridoxal phosphate-dependent enzyme has translation MNIDFTKASFKDFENIPNLDIYERAKAHEGYLNYLRENEFMNYRLLATSGCGPEIELAEDGYIKKGDYISFVCNDYLGFTQHPEVKKAVIAGIEKYGTGAGASPLIGGYFDYHKELEDKISAFFKRPQGSSIVYTTGYTSNSASLLCLLKKEDIAIVDMAVHSSVYEGIMGTTVKRFLHNNIENLERILAASKDTYRTKMVIIDGVYSQDGDIAKLKEILDLTHKYGGVLLVDDAHGIGVIGETGRGAMEYFNVLDKVDIITGTFSKTFGNVGGYLVANNPDLISYLQFQSRQYAFSASASPNVIGVSRAIELIDEEPQWQKQLWDNINYYKKGLLEIGLEIGDTESAIIPVKIGDVYKNSLAGKMLLENGVYTNPIMYPAVSLKDSRIRMSLMATHTKEHLDKALNVFDYVNKKLEIAKSV, from the coding sequence ATGAATATTGATTTTACTAAAGCAAGTTTTAAAGATTTTGAAAACATTCCCAATCTTGACATTTATGAAAGAGCAAAAGCTCATGAAGGGTATCTGAACTACCTGCGTGAAAATGAATTTATGAACTACCGTTTGCTTGCCACATCGGGTTGTGGTCCCGAAATTGAGTTAGCGGAAGACGGTTACATCAAAAAGGGAGATTACATCAGCTTTGTCTGCAACGATTACCTCGGTTTTACCCAACATCCCGAAGTAAAAAAAGCGGTAATTGCCGGTATAGAGAAATACGGAACAGGTGCAGGTGCATCACCATTGATTGGAGGATATTTTGACTACCACAAAGAACTGGAAGATAAAATATCTGCTTTCTTCAAACGTCCGCAAGGTTCATCTATTGTATATACTACGGGTTATACATCAAATAGTGCTTCCCTGCTTTGTCTGTTAAAAAAAGAGGATATTGCCATTGTAGATATGGCTGTTCATTCGAGCGTTTACGAGGGAATTATGGGAACTACTGTAAAACGTTTCCTACACAATAATATTGAGAATCTTGAACGTATCCTTGCAGCATCAAAAGATACTTATAGAACCAAAATGGTTATTATTGACGGGGTTTATTCGCAAGACGGTGATATTGCCAAGCTAAAAGAGATACTTGACCTTACACACAAATACGGAGGCGTTCTCTTAGTAGATGATGCACACGGTATAGGTGTTATAGGAGAAACCGGACGTGGAGCTATGGAATATTTTAATGTATTGGATAAGGTAGATATCATTACCGGTACATTTAGTAAAACATTTGGTAATGTAGGCGGTTATTTGGTGGCTAATAATCCTGATTTGATTTCTTATTTACAGTTTCAGTCTCGTCAGTATGCCTTTTCAGCATCAGCCTCACCCAACGTTATCGGTGTAAGCCGTGCCATTGAACTGATTGACGAAGAGCCGCAATGGCAAAAACAATTATGGGATAATATTAATTACTATAAAAAAGGGCTTTTAGAAATTGGTCTGGAAATCGGAGATACTGAATCAGCAATTATTCCTGTAAAGATTGGAGATGTTTATAAAAACAGTCTTGCCGGAAAAATGTTGCTTGAAAATGGCGTCTATACCAATCCTATTATGTATCCGGCAGTGTCATTGAAAGATTCCCGAATAAGAATGAGCCTGATGGCAACACACACAAAAGAACATCTTGATAAAGCACTGAATGTATTTGATTATGTCAATAAAAAGTTGGAAATTGCAAAGTCTGTATAA